GTTTGCGGCCGTCCGCGCTGACGTCGTACGTGGCAACACCAGTGACAAACAGCGCAGCCTTGCGATCACTCAGGCGATAGCGCTGCAGCGTGGCACCACCTCCACCGCCTCGCCCTCCGCCGCCAGCGGCCGCTGGAGGTTCGAGATAGAACACCGTACCGGCTACGCCTGGCCGCAGCAGCGTGTACGGCCGCTCTGGAACGCCGGGAACCGAGATGATGCGCTGCTGCACGCCGGCAAAATCAATCTCGACGATCACTGGCGTGCGCGGACCGCGTGCTGCCGGCGCAGGCTGATCGCCGCCTGCTCCGCCAGCTTCAGCACTCGCCGCCTGCCCTGTGCCTGTCGACGAACCACCGCGACCTCCGCGGCCTGGGCCTGTCGACGGATCACCGGGCGCCGGCGCACTGCCCACGCCCTTGTCTTCGTCGCTCTCGGGCAGCAACGGGCTCGGGTCGCCTTTCTTCAGCACGGCAAAGTAGAGACCGAAGTTCGCCTCATGGTCGTACGACGTCATGTCGAGCCACTGCGATCGCAGCGCGAAGTCGGTCGACGCGAAGAACCACAGGTACTTGCCGCCCGCATCCCACACCGGGAACATTGCGTCGGCCAGTCCATCGGTCACCTGCTTGCTCTCGCCCGTCTCGATATTGCTCACGAAGATGGCGTGGTAGAGCGACCGCAACCGGCTCGAGTACGCCACCCACTTGGAGTCGGGGCTCCACGTGGGATTGAGCGTGCGTTGAGGCACCATCCACGGATCGGCTCCCACCACCTTGGCCTGCCCCGTCGCCACGTCCAGCACCCACACCTTGAGATTGGTGTCGGTGAACATGATCTTCTTCGAATCGGGCGACCACGACGGCGTGTAGTAGTGCGTCGGGTTCTGGAGCGCGATCTCGCGGGGCGGCGTCAGGCCGTCCTGCGTCTCGATGACGAGCTTGTACTCACCCGACTTGTCACTGAAGTACGACACGAACTTGCCGTCGGGCGACCAGGCCGGATCGCGTCCGGCCGAACCGCTCGCATGCGTCAGGTTGCGGACATCGCCTTTCTCTGCCGGGATCGTGAAGATCTCACCCCGCGCTTCGACGACGACGCGCTTTCCGGTCGGCGAGAGGCTGATGTTGGTCATGCGGCTCGTGACGTCTTCCCATTTCGGCATCATCCACGGGAAATCGCCGGCCGCGCGGATATTGACGATGTGATCGCGCCCGCTCTTGGGGTCGAGTTCGTGGATGTTGCCCGCCTGCTCGAAGACCACCGCACCAGCGCCGGAGTCCATCGCCTTCACGTCGAAGTCCGTGAACTTCGTGACCTGCGCCAGTTTCTTCGCCTTCGTCTCGAACGACCACACGTTGGCGACGCCGTCACGATCGGAAATGAAGAATACCGTGTCGCCCACCCAGCACGGATCGACGTCCTTCGAGTCGGTCCACGGCGGCGAGATCAGGTCGTAGGTCTTGAGATCAACGATCCAGATCGGCCGGTTCTGCCCACCGCGGTAGTTCCGGCGCTCCTCGTCCCACGAGTTGTTCATCCGGTAGGCGATGCGCGCGCCGTCGGCGGAGATCTTCCCCTGGTAGGCTCTCGGCAGCGCCATCGGTTCCTCGACGCCGCCCTCGGCCGGCACCGTCCAGAAACGCGGCGCGCCGCTCGGCGACCACGTCGCCCGAGACGAGGCGAAGACCACGGACTTACCGTCCGGCGTCCAGCCCTGGACCTGATCAGCGCCCGGATGCCACGTGAGCCGGCGTGGTTCGCCGCCCGCCGCAGGCACCACGTACGCGTCCGTGTTGCCGGCGTAGTCGGCGCTGAACGCGATCCACTTACCGTCGGGCGAGAAATGGGGATTGCTGGTCTGGCCCTGGAAGCTCGTGAGGCGGCGCGCCGAACCGCCGGCGCGCTTGACCACCCAGATGTTGTTGGCATAGGCAAAGGCAATCTGCGTCGCGCTGACCGTGGGCGAGCGCAGCAGACGCGTAGACTCGTTGTCGGGTGCGGCAGCCAGCACCACCACGGCGACGAGAGACAGGACACCAAGCACCGCTCGAAGCTGACG
This window of the Acidobacteriota bacterium genome carries:
- a CDS encoding PDZ domain-containing protein; this translates as MRQLRAVLGVLSLVAVVVLAAAPDNESTRLLRSPTVSATQIAFAYANNIWVVKRAGGSARRLTSFQGQTSNPHFSPDGKWIAFSADYAGNTDAYVVPAAGGEPRRLTWHPGADQVQGWTPDGKSVVFASSRATWSPSGAPRFWTVPAEGGVEEPMALPRAYQGKISADGARIAYRMNNSWDEERRNYRGGQNRPIWIVDLKTYDLISPPWTDSKDVDPCWVGDTVFFISDRDGVANVWSFETKAKKLAQVTKFTDFDVKAMDSGAGAVVFEQAGNIHELDPKSGRDHIVNIRAAGDFPWMMPKWEDVTSRMTNISLSPTGKRVVVEARGEIFTIPAEKGDVRNLTHASGSAGRDPAWSPDGKFVSYFSDKSGEYKLVIETQDGLTPPREIALQNPTHYYTPSWSPDSKKIMFTDTNLKVWVLDVATGQAKVVGADPWMVPQRTLNPTWSPDSKWVAYSSRLRSLYHAIFVSNIETGESKQVTDGLADAMFPVWDAGGKYLWFFASTDFALRSQWLDMTSYDHEANFGLYFAVLKKGDPSPLLPESDEDKGVGSAPAPGDPSTGPGRGGRGGSSTGTGQAASAEAGGAGGDQPAPAARGPRTPVIVEIDFAGVQQRIISVPGVPERPYTLLRPGVAGTVFYLEPPAAAGGGGRGGGGGATLQRYRLSDRKAALFVTGVATYDVSADGRKLVYRSAGGGGGGRGTAAGGGSGPSLYLVDADRTPPQPGQGRLEATLRMFLEPKEEFKQIFNEGWRNQRDYLYVPNLHGTDWPKMKQMYGALLPYAMHRADLNYLLDNMGSEIAIGHSYVRGGDMPEVPPVYGGLLGADFAIDSQRYKITRIYDNENWNPDLRAPLASPGVDVSVGDYVLAINGVELKAPDSIYRLLDGTANRQTVLTINAKPVMEGSRQVTVVPVANEQGLRTRAFVESNRRLVDKLSDGQLAYVYVPNTGQPGYASFNRYYFAQQEKKGAIIDERFNGGGSAADYIIDVLQRDFDGYFNNVAGDRYPFTSPAAGIWGPKVMIINEMAGSGGDLMPYMFRYRKIGVLVGKRTWGGLVHTADTPTFIDGGSMIAPRGGFFSRDNKWAVENEGVGPDVDVENWPKDVIAGKDPQLERAVQEALRMLKAKPVDRAIKEPPPPTWGKRK